The Planococcus liqunii genome includes a region encoding these proteins:
- a CDS encoding DegT/DnrJ/EryC1/StrS family aminotransferase, producing MKILPIEQNKQTSIFISSVEKKERVFLSSPHMTGNEMKYIHEAFETNWIAPIGPNVDKFEEELAAYVGTAGGAALSSGTAAIHLALRLLEIGSGDRVFCSSLTFVASANPILYAGAEPVFIDSEEETWNMSPIALRKAFAAADKEGHLPKAVIVVNLYGQSAKMDELMAICNEYNVPVIEDAAESLGSLYKGRKSGTIGEFGIYSFNGNKIITASSGGMLVANDLNALEKARFLGSQAKDPAPYYKHHEVGYNYRMSNVLAGIGRAQLEAIDDRVKARRKVYERYAEGFKDIPAIRFQPELEETYSNRWLSVFTLDPELTSLTPEIIKSALEAESIESRNVWNPLHQQELFKGTQFFAHGDGEAVSDKIFRHGLCLPSGSNMTVYQQMRVIEVVKGLFLQH from the coding sequence ATGAAAATCCTTCCAATCGAACAGAACAAACAAACAAGCATCTTTATATCTTCTGTGGAAAAGAAAGAAAGAGTCTTTTTGTCTTCTCCGCACATGACGGGAAATGAAATGAAATATATCCATGAAGCATTTGAAACCAATTGGATAGCACCCATTGGGCCGAATGTGGACAAGTTTGAAGAGGAATTGGCGGCTTATGTCGGGACTGCTGGAGGAGCAGCGCTCAGCTCCGGAACAGCGGCGATTCACTTAGCGCTCCGCCTGTTGGAAATCGGCTCAGGAGACCGGGTATTCTGTTCAAGCCTAACCTTTGTGGCAAGCGCGAATCCGATTCTTTACGCCGGAGCAGAACCGGTTTTCATCGATTCTGAAGAAGAGACATGGAATATGTCTCCCATCGCTTTGCGCAAAGCTTTTGCTGCTGCGGATAAAGAAGGGCATTTGCCAAAAGCGGTCATCGTCGTCAATTTATATGGGCAAAGTGCTAAAATGGATGAATTGATGGCGATTTGCAACGAATACAATGTGCCGGTGATTGAAGATGCAGCTGAATCTTTAGGTTCTTTGTATAAAGGAAGAAAAAGCGGGACAATCGGAGAATTCGGCATTTACTCTTTTAACGGCAATAAAATCATCACCGCTTCGAGCGGAGGCATGCTGGTTGCTAATGATTTGAATGCGCTGGAAAAAGCGCGTTTCCTCGGCTCCCAGGCAAAAGATCCGGCTCCTTACTACAAACACCATGAAGTGGGCTACAATTACCGCATGAGCAATGTCCTTGCCGGAATCGGGCGGGCGCAGTTAGAAGCTATCGATGACCGCGTCAAAGCGAGACGTAAAGTGTACGAACGCTACGCAGAAGGCTTCAAAGACATTCCGGCAATCCGTTTCCAGCCTGAACTTGAAGAAACGTATTCCAACCGTTGGCTAAGTGTATTCACTTTGGATCCGGAGCTGACTTCATTGACGCCGGAAATCATTAAAAGTGCACTTGAAGCCGAAAGCATCGAATCCCGCAATGTCTGGAACCCGCTGCACCAGCAGGAACTTTTCAAAGGCACCCAGTTCTTTGCCCACGGCGACGGGGAAGCAGTCAGCGATAAAATATTCCGTCACGGATTATGCCTTCCTTCCGGATCGAATATGACGGTCTATCAGCAAATGCGCGTGATTGAAGTGGTCAAGGGACTGTTTTTACAACATTAA
- a CDS encoding YeiH family protein produces MADKLKKVSIGNYIPGLLICLVVMLAGIYGAKWIGVLLLGAGILPEGSASPVSGIFVAILIGIVIRNMVGLPDLFSKGISLAVKYALRAGIILLGLRLSLTEALKLGAWGLPLIIACISVGLFVTLFFTNKMNQSNRLGTLIATGTGICGVTAIMATAPVIKAKENEISYAVANITIFGLLGMLFYPYLAHAFFADEPIKAGLFLGTAIHDTAQVTGAALIYDQMYEADTVVDVATITKLTRNLFIIVVIPFVSYLFFRNGNKNGQKTALPKWYKLFPLFILGFLFLSLVRTIGDATVSSSGQAFSLFTPEGCENFYSFWSSFGSTYMLGLAMAGVGLGTNLKIFKGLGIKPFYIGLIAAISVGGVSLLLISLFGDLIKV; encoded by the coding sequence ATGGCGGACAAATTGAAGAAGGTTTCGATAGGAAATTATATTCCGGGATTGTTGATTTGTTTAGTGGTGATGCTGGCTGGGATTTACGGCGCTAAATGGATCGGCGTTCTATTGCTGGGGGCTGGCATTTTGCCGGAGGGAAGCGCTAGTCCGGTATCGGGGATTTTCGTGGCCATCTTGATCGGGATTGTGATACGCAATATGGTCGGCTTGCCGGATCTTTTTTCAAAAGGCATCAGTTTGGCTGTAAAATACGCGCTTCGTGCCGGCATCATTTTGCTTGGCCTGCGCTTAAGCTTAACGGAAGCCTTGAAGTTGGGAGCCTGGGGGCTGCCGCTGATTATTGCGTGTATTTCGGTCGGTCTTTTTGTCACATTGTTTTTTACAAATAAAATGAACCAGTCCAACCGCCTTGGAACATTGATTGCGACGGGTACTGGCATCTGCGGGGTCACGGCCATCATGGCGACAGCGCCTGTAATTAAAGCGAAAGAAAATGAAATTTCTTATGCGGTGGCAAACATCACGATATTCGGTTTATTGGGAATGCTTTTTTATCCTTATCTTGCCCATGCCTTTTTCGCAGACGAGCCGATCAAAGCCGGATTATTCTTAGGAACAGCCATCCACGACACGGCGCAAGTGACAGGCGCAGCTCTTATATACGATCAAATGTATGAAGCGGATACGGTTGTTGATGTGGCAACCATCACCAAACTGACCCGCAATTTATTTATAATCGTCGTCATTCCGTTTGTGTCTTATCTGTTTTTTAGAAACGGCAATAAAAACGGACAGAAAACGGCATTGCCGAAATGGTACAAGCTCTTCCCGCTGTTCATTTTGGGTTTCTTGTTTCTGTCTTTAGTCCGGACAATTGGAGATGCTACAGTCTCTTCGAGCGGGCAAGCGTTTAGCTTGTTTACTCCGGAAGGCTGTGAAAACTTCTATAGCTTTTGGAGTTCGTTCGGTTCGACGTATATGTTGGGCCTTGCCATGGCCGGAGTAGGGCTTGGAACCAACTTGAAAATCTTCAAAGGCCTTGGCATTAAGCCGTTTTACATCGGATTGATTGCTGCGATTTCAGTGGGCGGCGTCAGCTTGCTGCTGATTTCCTTATTCGGTGATTTAATTAAGGTATAA